One stretch of Methanophagales archaeon DNA includes these proteins:
- a CDS encoding diadenylate cyclase: MVGRICKAKGNCVPEVLETVVEIAVGIARQSIERRRMGALFVVGDEDRVLKKSTPLILDPLAGHPKEVKDIRNANVQGTIKELAKLDGAFIVSADGYVLSAARYIEASYRNINLPMGFGSRHMAAASISKDTDAVAVVVSESDGVVRIFDSGELVAEILSGIWELDKIKPHIRGKYEKIIEKNLGLTMIMKK; encoded by the coding sequence ATGGTGGGTCGGATATGTAAAGCTAAGGGCAATTGCGTACCTGAAGTGCTGGAGACGGTGGTGGAGATCGCGGTCGGCATAGCGAGGCAGAGCATAGAGCGCAGGAGAATGGGAGCCCTGTTTGTGGTTGGTGATGAAGATAGAGTATTAAAGAAGTCTACACCGCTCATCCTGGACCCTCTGGCGGGTCATCCGAAAGAGGTAAAAGATATAAGGAACGCAAATGTACAGGGCACGATAAAAGAGCTTGCGAAGCTTGATGGCGCTTTTATCGTCAGTGCAGATGGGTACGTTCTTTCCGCAGCGAGGTACATAGAAGCGAGTTATCGGAATATTAACCTCCCTATGGGTTTTGGAAGTAGACACATGGCAGCAGCATCAATATCTAAGGATACAGATGCCGTTGCGGTTGTTGTCTCTGAGAGTGACGGCGTTGTAAGGATATTTGATAGCGGTGAGCTGGTAGCGGAGATATTATCGGGGATATGGGAACTGGATAAGATAAAACCGCATATAAGAGGCAAATACGAGAAGATAATAGAGAAAAACCTGGGCTTGACGATGATAATGAAGAAATAG